A genome region from Christensenella minuta includes the following:
- the fusA gene encoding elongation factor G has product MKVYHPQDIFNIAVVGHGGEGKTTLVEAMLYDSGATERMGRVEDGNTVTDYDGEEIKRQISIGLALAPVEWKNKKINLIDAPGYFDFEGEAVAAYELCDSALIVLSANGTVPVGAQKAYDYCSRHAIPRAFLVNQVDKEHADYVKTVAALGTKYTSSITAVQMPIMKDGKFEGIVDIIGMKAYLFDGQNVKEADIPAECSADAEGLREALVENAAGNDEELMEKFFDGQELSTDDILKGLRAGILQGNIAPVFVSAAAPNAGVRELMDEIIALMPNAAEMPGTEALDASGNSVTLKIDTSAPFTAHVLKTIADPFVGKLSIIKIVQGTLKSDMSITNANTGKPEKCSGLGIMRGKKLINIGELEAGDIGAVAKLQHTATGDTLCSTSCVVKFPPLAFPEPCICLAVGAKKKGEEEKVFSGLHRLEDEDPTFKLVKDTETGDMLANGMGEMHLEVINNKLKSKFNVEGELHDPRIPYREAIKKAVKAQGKHKKQSGGHGQYGDVWIEFSPVPDGLADFIFEDKIVGGVVPRQYIPAVEKGLKESIQKGVLAGYPVVGLKCTLYDGSYHTVDSSEMAFKVAANLAFKKGIAEANPILLEPIMKVVVTIPDEYMGDIIGDLNRRRGRILGMNPEGGLQEVTAEVPLSELFKYATDLRSMTQARGTFKQTFERYEEVPAQMAGKIIEQAKKDMEE; this is encoded by the coding sequence ATGAAAGTATATCATCCACAAGACATTTTTAACATTGCGGTTGTCGGGCACGGCGGAGAAGGGAAGACGACGCTCGTCGAGGCAATGCTTTATGATTCCGGCGCAACAGAGCGCATGGGCCGCGTGGAAGATGGAAATACCGTGACGGACTATGACGGCGAAGAAATTAAACGGCAAATATCAATCGGGCTTGCGCTGGCACCCGTTGAGTGGAAGAATAAAAAGATCAATCTGATCGACGCTCCCGGATACTTTGACTTTGAAGGAGAAGCGGTCGCGGCATATGAGCTTTGCGACAGCGCCCTCATTGTACTGAGCGCAAACGGAACAGTTCCGGTCGGCGCTCAGAAGGCTTATGATTATTGTTCCAGGCATGCAATCCCGCGTGCATTTCTCGTTAATCAGGTAGATAAAGAACATGCCGACTACGTAAAAACCGTAGCTGCGCTGGGGACGAAGTACACCTCTTCAATCACAGCGGTTCAAATGCCGATTATGAAGGACGGCAAGTTTGAGGGGATCGTTGACATCATCGGCATGAAAGCATATCTGTTTGACGGGCAGAATGTGAAAGAAGCGGATATTCCGGCGGAATGTTCCGCAGACGCGGAGGGCCTGCGGGAGGCACTGGTAGAAAATGCTGCCGGCAACGATGAAGAGCTGATGGAAAAGTTTTTCGACGGACAGGAGCTTTCCACCGATGATATATTGAAAGGACTGCGTGCGGGAATCCTCCAGGGAAACATCGCGCCCGTGTTTGTCAGTGCAGCGGCGCCGAATGCCGGAGTGCGGGAACTGATGGACGAGATTATTGCCCTTATGCCGAATGCGGCGGAAATGCCGGGCACTGAGGCGCTCGACGCTTCCGGTAATTCTGTAACGCTCAAAATCGATACTTCCGCTCCTTTCACGGCGCATGTATTGAAGACCATTGCAGACCCGTTTGTGGGGAAATTGTCCATTATAAAAATTGTACAGGGCACTTTGAAATCGGATATGTCTATTACAAACGCCAATACGGGCAAACCGGAAAAGTGTTCGGGCCTTGGCATTATGCGGGGCAAAAAGCTAATTAATATAGGCGAACTTGAGGCGGGGGATATTGGCGCGGTTGCCAAGCTGCAGCATACGGCGACTGGTGATACGCTGTGCTCTACTTCGTGCGTTGTGAAATTCCCTCCGCTTGCTTTCCCGGAACCGTGCATTTGTCTTGCGGTCGGCGCGAAGAAGAAAGGGGAGGAAGAGAAAGTGTTCTCAGGCCTGCACCGTTTAGAGGACGAGGATCCGACTTTTAAACTTGTAAAGGATACGGAAACGGGTGATATGCTGGCTAACGGCATGGGAGAGATGCACCTTGAGGTTATTAACAACAAACTGAAAAGCAAATTTAATGTGGAAGGCGAACTGCACGATCCGCGGATTCCGTATCGTGAGGCGATTAAAAAAGCTGTTAAGGCACAGGGGAAGCATAAGAAGCAGTCGGGCGGTCATGGGCAGTATGGTGATGTATGGATTGAGTTCTCTCCGGTGCCGGACGGACTCGCAGACTTTATATTTGAAGATAAGATTGTTGGCGGCGTTGTACCGAGACAATATATACCGGCGGTAGAAAAGGGCCTGAAGGAGAGCATACAGAAAGGCGTATTGGCGGGCTACCCTGTAGTAGGACTGAAATGTACGCTCTATGATGGTTCCTACCATACGGTTGACTCTTCTGAAATGGCATTTAAAGTGGCTGCAAACCTTGCGTTTAAGAAGGGTATTGCGGAGGCGAATCCTATCTTGCTCGAACCGATCATGAAGGTTGTTGTTACGATTCCGGACGAGTATATGGGAGATATCATTGGCGATCTCAACCGCCGGCGCGGCAGGATTCTTGGGATGAATCCGGAGGGCGGTCTGCAGGAAGTAACGGCCGAGGTGCCGCTGAGCGAATTGTTTAAATATGCGACGGATCTGCGGTCTATGACACAGGCGCGCGGGACATTTAAGCAGACGTTTGAGCGGTACGAAGAGGTTCCTGCACAGATGGCGGGAAAAATCATTGAACAAGCAAAAAAAGATATGGAAGAATAA
- the pyk gene encoding pyruvate kinase gives MRKTKIICTLGPSSEDENTIRRMVEAGMDVARLNFSHGDHKTQLERIRKIKKISKDTGKHISCLLDTKGPEIRIGTFKTGRIELHEGDTFTLTTREVEGDETCVSETFKNLPQDLAQGAIILIDDGLIEMQVMCITDTEITCKVLNGGMLSDRKGVNVPGFSVSLPYISEKDRADIVFGIENDVDFIAASFTRSEQDILDIKHILDEYKCKSIKIIAKIENAEGVKNIDDILRVSDGIMVARGDMGVEIPLEEVPVLQKRLIRKAYGAGKIVITATQMLESMMHNPRPTRAETTDIANAIYDGTSAIMLSGETAAGKYPVECVKTMARIALRTEKDINYEMRFKKNDMAQISDVTNAISHAACTTAYDLGASAIIAVTKTGRSVRMVSKYRPSIPIIGCSPEEQVCRQLNMSWGVTPMKVEQKLNTDELFEMVVNYGKKAGLLENGDLVVIMAGVPLGIAGTTNLLKVHIVGDVLVKGTGINGLCASGNLCVARTEKEARQTFKRGDILAVPTTSNNILDLMKQSAGIITEEDGPDTHAAIVGMALDIPVLVGAVSATQILKTGTHIKLDAERGLVCNENRED, from the coding sequence ATGAGAAAGACAAAAATTATTTGCACACTGGGACCTTCCAGTGAAGATGAAAATACGATCAGACGCATGGTGGAAGCCGGCATGGATGTGGCGCGTCTTAATTTTTCGCATGGCGATCATAAAACTCAGCTGGAACGCATCCGGAAAATTAAAAAAATAAGCAAAGATACGGGAAAACATATTTCCTGCCTCTTAGATACCAAGGGGCCGGAAATCAGGATCGGAACCTTTAAAACAGGCCGTATTGAACTGCACGAAGGCGATACGTTTACCCTTACGACGCGCGAGGTGGAAGGCGACGAGACCTGCGTTTCAGAAACGTTTAAGAACCTGCCGCAGGACCTTGCCCAGGGAGCGATCATCTTGATCGATGATGGCCTGATTGAGATGCAGGTAATGTGTATCACCGATACGGAGATCACATGCAAGGTGTTGAACGGAGGAATGCTTTCCGACCGAAAGGGCGTAAATGTGCCGGGATTCTCCGTATCTCTGCCTTATATCAGTGAAAAAGACCGTGCGGATATTGTTTTTGGCATTGAGAATGATGTTGACTTTATCGCAGCAAGCTTCACCCGCAGCGAACAGGATATCCTTGACATCAAACATATTCTCGATGAATATAAGTGCAAGAGTATAAAAATTATCGCTAAAATTGAAAATGCGGAAGGCGTAAAAAACATCGATGATATCCTGCGCGTATCAGACGGGATTATGGTTGCCCGCGGTGATATGGGTGTGGAAATACCGCTCGAAGAAGTGCCGGTATTGCAAAAACGGTTGATCCGCAAAGCGTATGGGGCTGGTAAAATTGTCATTACGGCGACCCAGATGCTGGAGAGTATGATGCATAATCCGCGGCCGACGCGTGCGGAAACGACGGATATCGCCAACGCGATCTACGACGGGACGAGCGCAATTATGCTGTCGGGTGAGACGGCTGCCGGGAAATACCCGGTCGAGTGCGTAAAGACAATGGCCCGCATCGCGCTGCGCACGGAAAAAGACATCAACTATGAAATGCGGTTTAAGAAAAACGATATGGCGCAGATATCGGATGTAACAAACGCCATTTCACACGCAGCCTGTACGACTGCGTATGACCTTGGCGCGTCTGCCATTATCGCCGTGACAAAGACGGGGAGATCTGTACGCATGGTTTCAAAATACCGGCCCTCCATTCCGATTATTGGATGTTCGCCAGAGGAGCAGGTATGCCGCCAGCTCAATATGTCCTGGGGCGTAACTCCTATGAAGGTGGAACAGAAGCTGAATACGGACGAGTTGTTTGAGATGGTCGTGAATTATGGAAAAAAAGCGGGCCTGCTTGAAAACGGAGACCTCGTGGTAATTATGGCCGGGGTGCCGCTTGGTATCGCAGGGACTACGAACCTTTTGAAGGTTCATATCGTGGGCGACGTATTGGTCAAAGGAACGGGCATCAACGGACTGTGCGCCTCCGGGAATCTTTGCGTCGCGCGGACGGAAAAGGAGGCGCGGCAAACCTTTAAACGTGGCGACATTCTGGCGGTTCCCACAACCTCCAATAATATTTTGGATTTAATGAAACAATCCGCGGGTATAATAACAGAAGAGGATGGGCCGGATACACATGCCGCGATTGTGGGTATGGCTCTTGATATCCCCGTATTGGTAGGCGCGGTGAGCGCGACCCAGATTCTTAAGACGGGAACGCATATCAAACTGGATGCGGAACGCGGACTCGTCTGCAATGAAAATCGTGAGGACTGA
- a CDS encoding DUF2156 domain-containing protein, which translates to MLNFKPLELEDKPIFDSFVLPQQFRHSEASFSNMYTWQEAWDIQMAVEGNGLYIWMYSDVYKPFMLPPYLKDPNEPIEPYMRKCEEYMADKGGVFYIKCATPRMVEKIKNDCGDRYGFVYDEYNSEYVYHAKDLIDLSGKKYHSKRNHINAFLRTYQSEFDLYDDKYRDECLKLQEDWALDKDADPREAEEELLSITKALDHWRELNFKGCVIKIAGEVVAFSFGEQISEDTAIIHIEKARSDYNGLFTYVNNAFVKNVWSHCTYINRAEDMGVPGIRKAKQSYHPVFMLEKYDVILSGETT; encoded by the coding sequence ATGCTTAATTTTAAACCGTTAGAGTTGGAAGATAAACCGATCTTCGATAGTTTTGTATTGCCTCAGCAATTCCGGCATTCCGAAGCTTCCTTTTCCAATATGTATACATGGCAGGAGGCGTGGGATATCCAGATGGCAGTGGAGGGAAATGGCCTGTATATTTGGATGTATAGTGATGTATATAAACCCTTTATGCTGCCTCCCTACCTTAAAGACCCAAATGAGCCGATTGAGCCTTATATGCGGAAGTGTGAGGAATACATGGCAGACAAGGGAGGGGTCTTCTATATTAAGTGCGCAACACCGCGCATGGTGGAGAAGATCAAAAACGATTGCGGCGACCGTTATGGTTTTGTCTATGATGAGTATAATTCGGAATATGTGTATCACGCCAAGGATCTGATCGATCTTTCCGGCAAAAAATATCATTCCAAGAGAAATCATATCAATGCGTTCCTCCGCACTTATCAGAGTGAGTTCGATCTTTATGATGATAAATATAGGGACGAATGCTTAAAGCTTCAGGAGGATTGGGCACTGGATAAAGACGCAGACCCAAGGGAGGCGGAAGAAGAGCTTCTTTCCATTACAAAAGCGCTCGATCATTGGCGGGAGCTCAACTTCAAGGGTTGTGTGATTAAGATTGCGGGCGAGGTCGTCGCGTTTTCATTCGGGGAGCAGATTAGCGAAGATACGGCAATTATCCACATTGAAAAGGCGCGTTCAGATTATAATGGATTGTTTACCTACGTCAATAATGCCTTTGTAAAGAACGTATGGTCCCATTGCACATACATCAATCGCGCGGAAGACATGGGAGTCCCGGGAATCCGCAAGGCAAAACAGTCTTATCATCCGGTATTTATGCTGGAAAAATACGATGTGATTTTGAGTGGTGAAACGACATGA